The Argentina anserina chromosome 3, drPotAnse1.1, whole genome shotgun sequence genome includes a region encoding these proteins:
- the LOC126788452 gene encoding dihydroceramide fatty acyl 2-hydroxylase FAH1-like, whose amino-acid sequence MVAQDFQVDLNKALVFQVGHLGEAYQEWVHQPIVCTEGPRFFENEFWEFLTRTVWWAVPTIWLPVVSYFISKSVRMGHTFPEIVLMVLFGIFVWTLLEYTLHHFLFHIETTSYWGNTAHYLLHGCHHKHPMDGLRLVFPPTATAILCFPFYNLVKLMSSPSVAPALFGGGLLGYVMYDVTHYYLHHAQPSSKLPKDLKKYHLNHHFRIQDKGFGITSSLWDRVFGTLPQTKSAKKSR is encoded by the exons ATGGTTGCTCAGGACTTCCAGGTCGATTTGAATAAAGCCCTTGTATTCCAG gTTGGCCATCTTGGAGAAGCATATCAAGAGTGGGTTCACCAGCCTATTGTCTGCACAGAAGGCCCTCGATTTTTTGAAAATGAATTTTGGGAG TTCTTGACCCGCACCGTGTGGTGGGCAGTGCCTACCATATGGCTCCCAGTGGTGAGTTACTTCATCTCCAAGTCCGTACGAATGGGTCATACCTTTCCTGAAATAGTTCTGATGGTTCTTTTTGGCATTTTTGTGTGGACATTGCTTGAATATACATTGCATCATTTCCTTTTCCACATTGAAACAACGAGCTACTG GGGGAATACCGCACATTATCTTCTCCACGGCTGCCATCACAAACACCCAATGGATGGGTTGCGACTTGTTTTCCCTCCCACTGCAACAGCTATTCTATGTTTTCCA TTCTATAACTTGGTTAAGCTGATGTCCTCCCCGTCTGTTGCTCCTGCTTTATTTGGTGGTGGTTTATTGGGTTATGTCATGTATGATGTTACCCATTACTACCTTCATCATGCTCAGCCATCCAGTAAGCTGCCCAAAGATCTTAAG AAATACCACTTGAATCATCATTTCAGGATTCAGGACAAAGGCTTTGGAATAACTTCAAGTCTATGGGACAGGGTGTTTGGAACACTTCCTCAAACCAAATCAGCTAAAAAGAGTAGATAA
- the LOC126788440 gene encoding uncharacterized protein LOC126788440 isoform X2 gives MAAKLPVEPEKASPCCAAWQKKYMKSEKLRNHLREAVNILQKGTEEIQAQHSTLKKEYEELRRLADIEKEEKGKESAARVSLENEVSELKSEILSLKQREGTDSQDKDEVKLLKDQVSKQGQEISHLKDLIEIEKKRADSESKKAEAEKKKAAEAQKSMKTEKKKADEERKRANIEGEKAENYRLQLEVVEKEAADAKSHSEVEKEISCLKELIEREKKRADLECKKAEAEKKTAAEAQKSMKIEKRKADEERKRANTEGEKAENYRLQLELLEKEAAKAKSHSEVEKEISSLKDLIQKEKENAESESKKAEAEKKKAAEALKSMKTEKRKAEEERKRANIEGAKAENYRVRLEALEKEADKVKSGLASKILNLEAANKMLETERQKVVKEREFANSEMAKAEEQRKFAEANRQKIIEEKSRSESLSLQLVDCRKRVDELQKELNGIRCSTILHANFGVKPDGNRIDTSKEFSNLEEAIKRVEVEKQKALKEKKRADSEVMKTQKQKQLAEINMKKAAEEKSRADHLSRQLDEAKKQIEVLSTRNLIEVSAVHQLAKGMGADSAKVKLLKKQLKLEKMHRKYSEEVVKVNLERSRNHILHQEYGRLKLDVDQISQRLDMLNNSFCYNAEGIDDHEKSWNIMKKQRLSNKSYQGLESSQVNETEFLKPACPVLDASDPFREDMQHTGPYPPLSGGNCTGSISASFSDGQLVGSQEKGVFSVTVPTKLVEENVLPSLSNMSTEVVKRKCNDTIAVVAENAVKSPVRTDGIGKVNEHSRKRKRIIYAVESIQSLYCEGKKFHQQVEEKLSDLHCLLRKKIKKSVEERLHGKREAVSEGKWVVASSLVSNEQNKSDVFVNECANACRHVSSIAEELIGTAQASRECTSDLDFSDMASFDEVTDGNYLKLLDLDDAAEEQRYRMAMEMPLSPTLPEIEAQDVETSHSDRINSLMKETICDSYSNKNGNCDDCCVMQGLSGNGIGNSAATGKPWDIEVEDASAEVTRTSSSKAMFPFENHGAAGDNSLKYHVLFSNTEDSSSISRVFNAFKTCIAQSSLAIRTEWMVRDILFAVRSEEKLLPKEKVCVFMSLLLLNFSFASSSKFGSMYWESKPCLDSFARHVCSVMCNGDGRSIISEFGCLDESLGVIEDFIMHGRVFVCRDAPSKTTVESHSSSSLLDNIDISPRPASADELVAGSVVLASLCAAFDHIGFICETSCNILLIRRLNCSLILKMLHVFAHFGGKKFFNYSNHTLMTVMKSVVTYLEGVRASNPADSSASVSNCGMEFCPCVECPFSEDAVSVDTAILLLLEKLQSLNQDVVQSVSSNRERSLCDLRDVLSLVELVAFNMSWTWTSVNVIPQLMKMLEPCHAENVIAGIAVLLGQLGRFGVDSVGYEDQGLEFLRHKLSVILSRESASSASLPTQIATVTSMLSLMSFDFKTIIQNNVNPSVTTSQSDPAQSIRKWFSLLPKKQQELSFSLLQAANLES, from the exons ATGGCGGCTAAACTGCCGGTGGAGCCTGAGAAGGCCAGCCCCTGCTGCGCTGCG TGGCAGAAGAAGTATATGAAGAGTGAGAAGCTGCGGAATCATCTCCGGGAAGCTGTGAATATTCTTCAGAAGGGGACTGAGGAGATTCAGGCACAGCATTCTACTCTCAAGAAAG AATATGAGGAGTTGCGACGGCTGGCAGATATTGAGAAAGAGGAGAAAGGGAAAGAATCTGCTGCAAGGGTCTCTCTGGAGAACGAGGTGTCTGAGTTGAAATCTGAGATACTTTCTCTCAAGCAGCGAGAAGGTACAGACTCTCAAGATAAAGATGAAGTGAAGCTTCTTAAAGACCAGGTTTCCAAACAGGGACAAGAGATTAGTCATCTGAAGGATCTGATTGAgatagagaagaaaagagcAGATTCAGAAAGTAAGAAAGCAGAAGCAGAGAAGAAAAAGGCTGCCGAAGCACAAAAAAGtatgaaaactgaaaaaaagaAGGCGGATGAAGAAAGGAAGCGTGCCAATATTGAAGGGGAGAAGGCGGAGAATTATAGGCTTCAGTTGGAGGTTGTGGAGAAAGAAGCTGCTGATGCAAAATCTCATTCTGAAGTGGAAAAGGAGATTAGTTGTCTCAAGGAGcttattgagagagagaagaaaagagcAGATTTAGAATGTAAGAAAGCAGAAGCAGAGAAGAAAACGGCTGCAGAAGCACAAAAAAGTATGAAAATTGAGAAAAGGAAGGCTGATGAAGAAAGGAAACGTGCCAATACTGAAGGAGAGAAGGCAGAGAATTATAGACTTCAGTTGGAGCTATTGGAGAAAGAAGCCGCTAAAGCAAAATCTCATTCTGAAGTGGAAAAGGAGATTAGTAGTCTGAAGGATCTTATTCAGAAAGAGAAGGAAAATGCAGAATCAGAAAGTAAGAAAGCAGAAGCGGAGAAGAAAAAGGCTGCTGAAGCACTGAAAAGtatgaaaactgaaaaacGCAAGGCTGAAGAAGAAAGGAAACGTGCAAATATTGAAGGAGCGAAGGCTGAGAATTATAGGGTTAGGTTGGAGGCATTGGAGAAAGAAGCTGATAAGGTGAAATCTGGTTTGGCTTCTAAAATTTTGAACCTTGAAGCAGCAAACAAAATGCTTGAAACAGAAAGACAGAAGGTCGTGAAGGAGAGAGAATTTGCAAATTCTGAGATGGCAAAAGCTGAGGAACAGAGGAAGTTTGCTGAAGCCAATAGGCAAAAGATCATTGAAGAAAAATCTCGTTCTGAAAGTTTGTCTCTGCAATTGGTAGACTGTAGAAAGAGGGTTGATGAGTTGCAGAAAGAGCTAAACGGAATTAGGTGTTCAACAATATTGCATGCGAATTTTGGGGTCAAACCAGATGGTAATAGAATTGACACTTCCAAAGAGTTTTCAAACTTGGAGGAAGCAATCAAAAGAGTCGAAGTTGAAAAGCAGAAGGCattgaaggagaagaagcGCGCAGACTCAGAGGTGATGAAAACTCAAAAGCAGAAACAGCTTGCGGAAATAAATATGAAGAAGGCAGCTGAAGAAAAATCTCGTGCTGATCATCTTTCTCGGCAGTTAGATGAAGCTAAAAAACAGATTGAGGTATTGTCAACTAGAAACTTGATTGAGGTGTCTGCTGTTCATCAACTTGCCAAAGGTATGGGTGCTGATAGTGCGAAGGTGAAACTTTTAAAGAAACAGCTTAAGCTTGAGAAAATGCATAGAAAGTATTCTGAGGAAGTGGTCAAGGTCAACCTGGAAAGAAGTCGCAACCATATCCTACATCAAGAATATGGTCGCTTGAAGTTGGATGTTGATCAAATTTCACAGCGGTTGGATATGCTTAATAACTCGTTTTGCTATAATGCCGAAGGTATAGATGACCATGAAAAG AGTTGGAATATAATGAAAAAGCAACGGTTAAGCAACAAGAGTTACCAAGGGCTAGAATCTTCCCAGGTGAATGAAACTGAATTTTTGAAACCTGCCTGCCCCGTTTTGGATGCATCAGATCCTTTCAGGGAAGACATGCAACATACAGGACCTTATCCTCCATTATCTGGAGGAAACTGCACTGGATCTATTTCAG CATCTTTTTCTGATGGACAGTTGGTGGGCTCACAGGAAAAAGGTGTGTTTTCTGTTACCGTGCCAACAAAATTGGTTGAGGAAAATGTGCTACCATCATTATCCAACATGTCTACTGAGGTTGTTAAAAGAAAGTGCAATGATACAATTGCCGTGGTGGCTGAAAACGCTGTCAAAAGTCCTGTAAGAACTGATGGTATTGGAAAAGTTAATGAGCATAgcagaaagagaaagaggatAATATATGCAGTTGAATCCATTCAGAGTCTATACTGTGAGGGTAAGAAGTTCCACCAGCAGGTAGAGGAGAAACTATCTGATCTGCATTGTTTGTTGcgcaagaaaataaagaaatcgGTTGAAGAGAGACTGCATGGGAAGAGAGAAGCAGTTTCTGAAGGGAAATGGGTAGTGGCGAGTAGTTTAGTCAGCAATGAGCAAAATAAATCAGATGTATTTGTGAATGAATGTGCAAATGCATGCAGACATGTTTCAAGTATTGCGGAGGAGCTCATTGGGACTGCCCAAGCAAGCAGAGAATGCACAAGTGATCTTGATTTTAGTGATATGGCAAGTTTTGATGAAGTAACAGATGGAAATTACCTGAAACTGTTGGATCTGGACGATGCTGCTGAGGAACAGCGCTATAGGATGGCAATGGAAATGCCATTATCTCCTACACTTCCCGAGATTGAGGCTCAAGATGTTGAAACTTCTCATAGCGATAGGATCAATTCTTTAATGAAGGAAACCATCTGTGACAGTTATTCAAATAAGAATGGAAATTGTGATGATTGTTGTGTCATGCAAGGCCTCAGTGGGAATGGCATTGGTAATTCTGCAGCAACGGGTAAACCTTGGGATATTGAGGTGGAGGATGCTAGCGCTGAAGTGACACGTACTTCAAGTAGTAAAGCTATGTTCCCATTTGAAAATCATGGTGCTGCGGGTGACAATAGTCTCAAGTATCATGTGTTGTTTTCAAACACTGAAGACAGCAGTAGCATTTCTAGGGTATTTAATGCATTTAAAACTTGTATTGCACAGAGCAGTCTGGCTATTCGTACAGAATGGATGGTGCGAGATATTCTGTTTGCTGTTAGAAGTGAAGAAAAACTTCTCCCCAA GGAGAAGGTTTGTGTATTCATGTCCTTGTTGCTGCTTAACTTCTCCTTTGCTTCTTCAAGTAAATTCGGGAGCATGTATTGGGAATCCAAACCCTGCTTGGATTCTTTCGCTCGACATGTGTGCTCAG TGATGTGTAATGGTGATGGCAGAAGTATAATTTCGGAATTTGGTTGTTTGGATGAATCACTTGGTGTCATAGAGGATTTCATAATGCATGGGAGAGTTTTTGTCTGTAGGGATGCACCTTCCAAGACAACGGTTGAGTCTCACTCTAGCAGCTCCCTGCTTGACAACATAGATATATCCCCTCGTCCAGCATCAGCAGATGAGCTGGTTGCAGGGAGCGTTGTACTGGCATCACTATGTGCAGCATTTGATCACATTGGTTTTATATGTGAAACATCCTGCAACATTTTGCTGATTAGGAGATTAAATTGTTCGTTAATTCTGAAGATGCTGCATGTTTTTGCTCACTTTGGTGGCAAGAAGTTCTTCAACTATAGCAACCATACTTTAATGACCGTCATGAAATCTGTCGTCACATATCTTGAGGGAGTAAGAGCTTCAAATCCTGCTGATTCTAGTGCATCAGTAAGCAATTGTGGAATGGAGTTCTGTCCATGTGTTGAGTGCCCATTTTCTGAGGATGCTGTCTCTGTAGATACTGCTATATTATTGCTTTTAGAAAAGCTCCAAAGTTTGAATCAAGATGTGGTGCAATCAGTCAGTTCAAATAGAGAGCGTTCACTGTGTGATCTCCGCGATGTGCTATCGTTGGTGGAGTTGGTTGCGTTCAACATG AGCTGGACATGGACCAGTGTCAATGTTATTCCTCAGCTGATGAAAATGTTGGAACCATGCCACGCCGAGAATGTTATCGCTGGAATCGCTGTCCTCCTTGGTCAACTTGGGAG GTTTGGCGTCGATTCTGTTGGCTATGAAGATCAAGGTTTGGAATTCTTGAGGCATAAGTTGTCTGTCATTTTAAGTCGTGAATCTGCAAGCAGTGCAAGTCTTCCTACTCAAATTGCCACGGTCACTTCTATGCTGAGTCTGATGTCTTTTGATTTCAAAACAATTATTCAGAATAATGTAAATCCTTCCGTCACAACAAGTCAGTCTGATCCAGCGCAGTCGATAAGGAAGTGGTTTTCTTTGCTGCCAAAAAAGCAACAGGAATTGTCATTCAGCCTTCTGCAAGCTGCTAATCTAGAGAGCTGA
- the LOC126788440 gene encoding uncharacterized protein LOC126788440 isoform X1: MAAKLPVEPEKASPCCAAWQKKYMKSEKLRNHLREAVNILQKGTEEIQAQHSTLKKEYEELRRLADIEKEEKGKESAARVSLENEVSELKSEILSLKQREGTDSQDKDEVKLLKDQVSKQGQEISHLKDLIEIEKKRADSESKKAEAEKKKAAEAQKSMKTEKKKADEERKRANIEGEKAENYRLQLEVVEKEAADAKSHSEVEKEISCLKELIEREKKRADLECKKAEAEKKTAAEAQKSMKIEKRKADEERKRANTEGEKAENYRLQLELLEKEAAKAKSHSEVEKEISSLKDLIQKEKENAESESKKAEAEKKKAAEALKSMKTEKRKAEEERKRANIEGAKAENYRVRLEALEKEADKVKSGLASKILNLEAANKMLETERQKVVKEREFANSEMAKAEEQRKFAEANRQKIIEEKSRSESLSLQLVDCRKRVDELQKELNGIRCSTILHANFGVKPDGNRIDTSKEFSNLEEAIKRVEVEKQKALKEKKRADSEVMKTQKQKQLAEINMKKAAEEKSRADHLSRQLDEAKKQIEVLSTRNLIEVSAVHQLAKGMGADSAKVKLLKKQLKLEKMHRKYSEEVVKVNLERSRNHILHQEYGRLKLDVDQISQRLDMLNNSFCYNAEGIDDHEKSWNIMKKQRLSNKSYQGLESSQVNETEFLKPACPVLDASDPFREDMQHTGPYPPLSGGNCTGSISGIDSKLESPRGSRRNMLQSSAINSSTASFSDGQLVGSQEKGVFSVTVPTKLVEENVLPSLSNMSTEVVKRKCNDTIAVVAENAVKSPVRTDGIGKVNEHSRKRKRIIYAVESIQSLYCEGKKFHQQVEEKLSDLHCLLRKKIKKSVEERLHGKREAVSEGKWVVASSLVSNEQNKSDVFVNECANACRHVSSIAEELIGTAQASRECTSDLDFSDMASFDEVTDGNYLKLLDLDDAAEEQRYRMAMEMPLSPTLPEIEAQDVETSHSDRINSLMKETICDSYSNKNGNCDDCCVMQGLSGNGIGNSAATGKPWDIEVEDASAEVTRTSSSKAMFPFENHGAAGDNSLKYHVLFSNTEDSSSISRVFNAFKTCIAQSSLAIRTEWMVRDILFAVRSEEKLLPKEKVCVFMSLLLLNFSFASSSKFGSMYWESKPCLDSFARHVCSVMCNGDGRSIISEFGCLDESLGVIEDFIMHGRVFVCRDAPSKTTVESHSSSSLLDNIDISPRPASADELVAGSVVLASLCAAFDHIGFICETSCNILLIRRLNCSLILKMLHVFAHFGGKKFFNYSNHTLMTVMKSVVTYLEGVRASNPADSSASVSNCGMEFCPCVECPFSEDAVSVDTAILLLLEKLQSLNQDVVQSVSSNRERSLCDLRDVLSLVELVAFNMSWTWTSVNVIPQLMKMLEPCHAENVIAGIAVLLGQLGRFGVDSVGYEDQGLEFLRHKLSVILSRESASSASLPTQIATVTSMLSLMSFDFKTIIQNNVNPSVTTSQSDPAQSIRKWFSLLPKKQQELSFSLLQAANLES, from the exons ATGGCGGCTAAACTGCCGGTGGAGCCTGAGAAGGCCAGCCCCTGCTGCGCTGCG TGGCAGAAGAAGTATATGAAGAGTGAGAAGCTGCGGAATCATCTCCGGGAAGCTGTGAATATTCTTCAGAAGGGGACTGAGGAGATTCAGGCACAGCATTCTACTCTCAAGAAAG AATATGAGGAGTTGCGACGGCTGGCAGATATTGAGAAAGAGGAGAAAGGGAAAGAATCTGCTGCAAGGGTCTCTCTGGAGAACGAGGTGTCTGAGTTGAAATCTGAGATACTTTCTCTCAAGCAGCGAGAAGGTACAGACTCTCAAGATAAAGATGAAGTGAAGCTTCTTAAAGACCAGGTTTCCAAACAGGGACAAGAGATTAGTCATCTGAAGGATCTGATTGAgatagagaagaaaagagcAGATTCAGAAAGTAAGAAAGCAGAAGCAGAGAAGAAAAAGGCTGCCGAAGCACAAAAAAGtatgaaaactgaaaaaaagaAGGCGGATGAAGAAAGGAAGCGTGCCAATATTGAAGGGGAGAAGGCGGAGAATTATAGGCTTCAGTTGGAGGTTGTGGAGAAAGAAGCTGCTGATGCAAAATCTCATTCTGAAGTGGAAAAGGAGATTAGTTGTCTCAAGGAGcttattgagagagagaagaaaagagcAGATTTAGAATGTAAGAAAGCAGAAGCAGAGAAGAAAACGGCTGCAGAAGCACAAAAAAGTATGAAAATTGAGAAAAGGAAGGCTGATGAAGAAAGGAAACGTGCCAATACTGAAGGAGAGAAGGCAGAGAATTATAGACTTCAGTTGGAGCTATTGGAGAAAGAAGCCGCTAAAGCAAAATCTCATTCTGAAGTGGAAAAGGAGATTAGTAGTCTGAAGGATCTTATTCAGAAAGAGAAGGAAAATGCAGAATCAGAAAGTAAGAAAGCAGAAGCGGAGAAGAAAAAGGCTGCTGAAGCACTGAAAAGtatgaaaactgaaaaacGCAAGGCTGAAGAAGAAAGGAAACGTGCAAATATTGAAGGAGCGAAGGCTGAGAATTATAGGGTTAGGTTGGAGGCATTGGAGAAAGAAGCTGATAAGGTGAAATCTGGTTTGGCTTCTAAAATTTTGAACCTTGAAGCAGCAAACAAAATGCTTGAAACAGAAAGACAGAAGGTCGTGAAGGAGAGAGAATTTGCAAATTCTGAGATGGCAAAAGCTGAGGAACAGAGGAAGTTTGCTGAAGCCAATAGGCAAAAGATCATTGAAGAAAAATCTCGTTCTGAAAGTTTGTCTCTGCAATTGGTAGACTGTAGAAAGAGGGTTGATGAGTTGCAGAAAGAGCTAAACGGAATTAGGTGTTCAACAATATTGCATGCGAATTTTGGGGTCAAACCAGATGGTAATAGAATTGACACTTCCAAAGAGTTTTCAAACTTGGAGGAAGCAATCAAAAGAGTCGAAGTTGAAAAGCAGAAGGCattgaaggagaagaagcGCGCAGACTCAGAGGTGATGAAAACTCAAAAGCAGAAACAGCTTGCGGAAATAAATATGAAGAAGGCAGCTGAAGAAAAATCTCGTGCTGATCATCTTTCTCGGCAGTTAGATGAAGCTAAAAAACAGATTGAGGTATTGTCAACTAGAAACTTGATTGAGGTGTCTGCTGTTCATCAACTTGCCAAAGGTATGGGTGCTGATAGTGCGAAGGTGAAACTTTTAAAGAAACAGCTTAAGCTTGAGAAAATGCATAGAAAGTATTCTGAGGAAGTGGTCAAGGTCAACCTGGAAAGAAGTCGCAACCATATCCTACATCAAGAATATGGTCGCTTGAAGTTGGATGTTGATCAAATTTCACAGCGGTTGGATATGCTTAATAACTCGTTTTGCTATAATGCCGAAGGTATAGATGACCATGAAAAG AGTTGGAATATAATGAAAAAGCAACGGTTAAGCAACAAGAGTTACCAAGGGCTAGAATCTTCCCAGGTGAATGAAACTGAATTTTTGAAACCTGCCTGCCCCGTTTTGGATGCATCAGATCCTTTCAGGGAAGACATGCAACATACAGGACCTTATCCTCCATTATCTGGAGGAAACTGCACTGGATCTATTTCAGGTATTGATTCTAAATTAGAGTCTCCTAGAGGCTCTAGGAGAAACATGTTACAGAGTTCTGCAATAAATTCAAGTACAGCATCTTTTTCTGATGGACAGTTGGTGGGCTCACAGGAAAAAGGTGTGTTTTCTGTTACCGTGCCAACAAAATTGGTTGAGGAAAATGTGCTACCATCATTATCCAACATGTCTACTGAGGTTGTTAAAAGAAAGTGCAATGATACAATTGCCGTGGTGGCTGAAAACGCTGTCAAAAGTCCTGTAAGAACTGATGGTATTGGAAAAGTTAATGAGCATAgcagaaagagaaagaggatAATATATGCAGTTGAATCCATTCAGAGTCTATACTGTGAGGGTAAGAAGTTCCACCAGCAGGTAGAGGAGAAACTATCTGATCTGCATTGTTTGTTGcgcaagaaaataaagaaatcgGTTGAAGAGAGACTGCATGGGAAGAGAGAAGCAGTTTCTGAAGGGAAATGGGTAGTGGCGAGTAGTTTAGTCAGCAATGAGCAAAATAAATCAGATGTATTTGTGAATGAATGTGCAAATGCATGCAGACATGTTTCAAGTATTGCGGAGGAGCTCATTGGGACTGCCCAAGCAAGCAGAGAATGCACAAGTGATCTTGATTTTAGTGATATGGCAAGTTTTGATGAAGTAACAGATGGAAATTACCTGAAACTGTTGGATCTGGACGATGCTGCTGAGGAACAGCGCTATAGGATGGCAATGGAAATGCCATTATCTCCTACACTTCCCGAGATTGAGGCTCAAGATGTTGAAACTTCTCATAGCGATAGGATCAATTCTTTAATGAAGGAAACCATCTGTGACAGTTATTCAAATAAGAATGGAAATTGTGATGATTGTTGTGTCATGCAAGGCCTCAGTGGGAATGGCATTGGTAATTCTGCAGCAACGGGTAAACCTTGGGATATTGAGGTGGAGGATGCTAGCGCTGAAGTGACACGTACTTCAAGTAGTAAAGCTATGTTCCCATTTGAAAATCATGGTGCTGCGGGTGACAATAGTCTCAAGTATCATGTGTTGTTTTCAAACACTGAAGACAGCAGTAGCATTTCTAGGGTATTTAATGCATTTAAAACTTGTATTGCACAGAGCAGTCTGGCTATTCGTACAGAATGGATGGTGCGAGATATTCTGTTTGCTGTTAGAAGTGAAGAAAAACTTCTCCCCAA GGAGAAGGTTTGTGTATTCATGTCCTTGTTGCTGCTTAACTTCTCCTTTGCTTCTTCAAGTAAATTCGGGAGCATGTATTGGGAATCCAAACCCTGCTTGGATTCTTTCGCTCGACATGTGTGCTCAG TGATGTGTAATGGTGATGGCAGAAGTATAATTTCGGAATTTGGTTGTTTGGATGAATCACTTGGTGTCATAGAGGATTTCATAATGCATGGGAGAGTTTTTGTCTGTAGGGATGCACCTTCCAAGACAACGGTTGAGTCTCACTCTAGCAGCTCCCTGCTTGACAACATAGATATATCCCCTCGTCCAGCATCAGCAGATGAGCTGGTTGCAGGGAGCGTTGTACTGGCATCACTATGTGCAGCATTTGATCACATTGGTTTTATATGTGAAACATCCTGCAACATTTTGCTGATTAGGAGATTAAATTGTTCGTTAATTCTGAAGATGCTGCATGTTTTTGCTCACTTTGGTGGCAAGAAGTTCTTCAACTATAGCAACCATACTTTAATGACCGTCATGAAATCTGTCGTCACATATCTTGAGGGAGTAAGAGCTTCAAATCCTGCTGATTCTAGTGCATCAGTAAGCAATTGTGGAATGGAGTTCTGTCCATGTGTTGAGTGCCCATTTTCTGAGGATGCTGTCTCTGTAGATACTGCTATATTATTGCTTTTAGAAAAGCTCCAAAGTTTGAATCAAGATGTGGTGCAATCAGTCAGTTCAAATAGAGAGCGTTCACTGTGTGATCTCCGCGATGTGCTATCGTTGGTGGAGTTGGTTGCGTTCAACATG AGCTGGACATGGACCAGTGTCAATGTTATTCCTCAGCTGATGAAAATGTTGGAACCATGCCACGCCGAGAATGTTATCGCTGGAATCGCTGTCCTCCTTGGTCAACTTGGGAG GTTTGGCGTCGATTCTGTTGGCTATGAAGATCAAGGTTTGGAATTCTTGAGGCATAAGTTGTCTGTCATTTTAAGTCGTGAATCTGCAAGCAGTGCAAGTCTTCCTACTCAAATTGCCACGGTCACTTCTATGCTGAGTCTGATGTCTTTTGATTTCAAAACAATTATTCAGAATAATGTAAATCCTTCCGTCACAACAAGTCAGTCTGATCCAGCGCAGTCGATAAGGAAGTGGTTTTCTTTGCTGCCAAAAAAGCAACAGGAATTGTCATTCAGCCTTCTGCAAGCTGCTAATCTAGAGAGCTGA
- the LOC126788450 gene encoding LOW QUALITY PROTEIN: probable protein phosphatase 2C 28 (The sequence of the model RefSeq protein was modified relative to this genomic sequence to represent the inferred CDS: deleted 1 base in 1 codon; substituted 1 base at 1 genomic stop codon), which translates to MMHKAGHGFTRDEVDDKKLSSHKVSHGSKLVSGQMDHGMEDYIVAETRKINGFELGLFAIFDGHSGKKVAEYLQAHLFDNILRQHDFWTDPEEAIKRAYKATDDEMLGTVAGSRGGSTAVTAILISGEKLIVANIGDSRAILCRDGVANQLTVDHEPQKEKDLVESRGGYVIKLPGNVPRVDAQLAMSRAFGDGDLKEHIFLKYLFNKVQMDINIKKIDTEVEFIIXGSDGLWKVVSNHDAYDCIRGTIDAEEAAEKLIQKALSRKSYDDISCIVVVFY; encoded by the exons ATGATG CACAAAGCAGGACATGGATTTACTCGAGATGAAGTTGATGATAAGAAGCTAAGCAGCCATAAAGTCAGCCATGGATCCAAGTTGGTGAGTGGACAAATGGACCATGGAATGGAAGATTATATCGTGGCAGAAACTAGAAAAATAAATGGCTTTGAATTGGGTTTATTTGCAATTTTTGACGGCCATTCTGGTAAAAAAGTTGCAGAATACTTGCAAGCTCATTTATTTGACAACATACTAAGACAG caTGACTTTTGGACCGATCCGGAAGAAGCAATTAAGAGAGCTTACAAAGCTACAGATGATGAGATGTTGGGAACGGTGGCTGGTTCGAGAGGCGGATCTACTGCTGTTACAGCAATACTTATCAGTGGGGAGAAGCTAATTGTAGCCAATATTGGTGACTCCCGCGCAATTTTATGCAGAGATGGTGTGGCGAACCAGTTAACTGTAGATCACGAACCTCAGAAGGAGAAGGATCTTGTTGAAAGCAGAGGTGGTTATGTTATTAAGCTGCCAG GAAATGTTCCACGGGTGGATGCACAACTAGCAATGTCGCGGGCA TTTGGGGATGGTGACCTAAAGGAgcacatttttttaaaatatttatttaataaagTACAAA TGGATATCAACATCAAGAAGATCGACACTGAAGTAGAGTTCATTATATAGGGAAGTGATGGTTTGTGGAAG GTGGTGTCAAACCATGATGCTTATGATTGCATTAGAGGTACAATTGATGCTGAAGAAGCAGCAGAGAAGTTGATTCAAAAGGCATTATCCAGGAAAAGCTATGACGATATCTCTTGCATAGTTGTTGTCTTCTACTAG